The Plectropomus leopardus isolate mb chromosome 2, YSFRI_Pleo_2.0, whole genome shotgun sequence genome has a window encoding:
- the pkp1b gene encoding plakophilin-1 gives MTLDPLKSVISIGNVDDTSLALPSGNQCRSAQQRVLEQVQILRRTKSRQSSSRSGSASLSPTSPSYEPVFAEVSKSQSSISNGGVVFGNGLSRTISFEKNNRNLVNSFKGTSMKRNTAASTYHYERGYAPRGSMAVGPNNTSRSEPDMARHLSMIKRSVPPQRFLSTRNTYRSTNQFIAGPTLQPQCPPQYIMNGNVHTETNGPGVFSQVGVSKPLSKPDVTDSAAKGTGDSTAFAVQTMEEAVECLSVEDESYQHCGASYIQHNTFIDDKAKEEVLKFKGIQPLISLLQSPNPQVSQTASAALRNLSFKNNSNKVEIQRCGGITEAVALLKDTDSEDTQKQLTGLLWNLSTADSLKPDLLKSAVPVLVERVLLPYTTGPDRTSKNSQDPEVFFNATGCLRNLSSAQQNNRQAMRKNRGLIDSLVSYVKDCVDAGKPDDKSIENCVCILHNLTFQLEAEAPALFSRITALAKTVNRNDIQGDTGPIGCFSSQSKPSEHKQHFDFPVVEDPQATGAGHLIHSKTLQNYLSLLATSQQEETQEACVGALQNLTANEGIVSGVMSQTIVQKLNGMQVIKSLLRSKKVNVQRNAMALLVNLTKHPNLHNALARKALPELLGILSAGTQEGNESDDTLAMACQTANLLLMNGPEMGQHLLNNNLINSLSNLSKNEYFPKSSKAAAVLLHNCTKICKAS, from the exons ATGACTCTGGATCCGCTCAAATCGGTCATTTCCATCGGGAATGTGGACGACACGTCGCTGGCGCTGCCGTCCGGTAACCAGTGCCGGTCCGCCCAGCAGCGCGTCCTGGAACAGGTGCAGATTCTCCGGAGGACCAAGTCGAGACAGTCCAGCAGCAGGAGCGGATCCGCGTCTTTATCTCCAACAT CTCCTTCGTATGAGCCCGTGTTCGCAGAAGTGTCAAAGTCACAGTCCAGCATATCTAATGGAGGAGTCGTCTTTGGGAATGGCTTGTCTAGAACT ATCAGCTTCGAGAAAAACAACCGAAACCTCGTCAACAGCTTTAAGGGAACCAGCATGAAGAGGAACACAGCAGCTTCTACCTATCACTATGAGAGGGGTTACGCCCCCCGCGGCTCCATGGCGGTCGGTCCAAACAACACCAGCCGCAGCGAGCCAGATATGGCCCGGCATCTCTCCATGATAAAACGCTCTGTTCCCCCGCAGAGATTCCTGTCCACCAGAAACACCTACAGGTCTACCAATCAGTTTATAGCAGGCCCGACATTGCAGCCTCAGTGTCCGCCGCAGTACATCATGAACGGCAATGTTCATACCGAAACAAACGGACCCGGCGTGTTCAGCCAAGTTGGCGTAAGCAAACCACTCTCAAAGCCTGATGTTACTGACAGTGCAGCAAAGGGCACAGGAGACTCTAC GGCCTTTGCTGTTCAAACCATGGAGGAGGCTGTGGAGTGTCTTTCTGTCGAGGATGAGTCATATCAGCACTGTGGCGCTTCCTACATACAGCACAACACCTTCATTGATGACAAGGCCAAAGAGGAG GTGTTGAAGTTCAAAGGGATCCAGCCCTTAATTAGTCTGCTGCAAAGCCCCAATCCACAAGTGAGCCAGACAGCGTCGGCTGCCCTGCGTAACTTgtcctttaaaaacaacagtaacaaGGTGGAGATACAGCGCTGTGGTGGCATCACGGAGGCTGTGGCTCTGCTCAAAGATACAGACTCTgaggacacacagaaacagctgaCAG GTCTTCTGTGGAATTTGTCCACTGCAGACAGCCTGAAGCCAGACCTGCTGAAGAGCGCTGTGCCTGTCTTAGTGGAGCGTGTGCTTCTGCCTTACACAACAGGTCCTGACCGGACCAGCAAAAACAGCCAAGACCCCGAGGTCTTCTTCAATGCCACGGGATGTTTAAG AAACCTCAGCAGTGCACAGCAAAACAACAGACAAGCGATGAGAAAAAATCGTGGTTTGATAGACTCTTTGGTCAGCTATGTTAAAGACTGTGTGGACGCAGGAAAACCAGATGATAAG TCTATAGAAAACTGTGTGTGCATCCTGCACAACCTGACGTTCCAGCTGGAGGCCGAGGCACCAGCTCTCTTCAGCAGGATTACAGCTTTGGCCAAGACTGTCAACAGGAACGACATCCAGGGTGACACCGGCCCCATCGGCTGCTTCAGTTCTCAGAGCAAACCATCAGAGCATAAG CAACACTTTGACTTTCCAGTCGTTGAGGATCCACAAGCTACTGGTGCTGGTCACCTGATCCACTCCAAAACTCTGCAGAATTACCTGTCTTTGCTTGCCACTAGCCAGCAAGAAGAAACACAGGAAGCCTGTGTTGGAGCCCTGCAGAACCTCACTGCAAATGAAGgcatt GTCTCCGGTGTAATGAGTCAGACCATTGTGCAGAAATTGAATGGCATGCAAGTTATCAAATCTCTTTTAAGATCAAAGAAAGTGAACGTGCAGAGGAACGCTATGGCTTTGTTAGTAAATCTGACCAAGCACCCAAACCTACACAATGCCTTAG CTCGTAAAGCCCTCCCAGAGCTGCTGGGCATCCTCAGCGCAGGCACTCAGGAAGGCAACGAGTCTGATGACACATTGGCCATGGCCTGTCAGACCGCCAACCTCCTGCTCATGAACGGACCTGAGATGGGCCAACACCTGTTAAACAACAACCTGATTAACTCACTGAGTAATCTCAGTAAGAACGA ATATTTCCCCAAATCCAGCAAAGCTGCAGCAGTGCTCCTGCACAACTGTACAAAGATTTGCAAAGCTTCCTGA
- the LOC121959449 gene encoding troponin T, cardiac muscle isoforms-like, translating into MSDTEDATCEGQHAAGENEGEDAKRKKPGFVPGLTAPKIPDGEKVDFDDIHRKRMEKDLNELHTLIDAHFEKRKKEEEELLSLTDRIETRRSERAEQMKIRAEREKERQNKIAEEKARKEEEEAKKKADEDARKKLILANLSFTGYKQAQPGQKKQTEREKKKKILSDRRKELNIEHMKEDKLREKAKELWEWIRQLEAEKFDLQDKHAKQKYEVTVLRNRVSDHQKVSKGRRSKRGLRK; encoded by the exons ATGCTGCAGGGGAAAACGAAGGAG AGGACGCAAAGCGCAAAAA gccTGGTTTCGTGCCCGGCTTGACAGCTCCCAAAATCCCAGATGGAGAAAAAGTGGACTTTGAT gatattcatCGAAAACGAATGGAGAAGGACCTGAACGAGCTCCACACTCTGATCGACGCTCACTTTGAGAAGCgtaagaaagaggaagaggagcttCTTAGCCTCACAGATCGCATC GAGACACGCAGgtcagagagagcagagcagatgaAAATcagggcagagagagaaaaagagcgCCAGAACAAGATTGCT GAAGAGAAAGCTcgaaaagaagaggaagaggcgAAGAAGAAAGCAGACGAAGACGCCAGAAAGAAGCTGATTCTGGCCAACTTGAGTTTTACTGGGTACAAG CAGGCACAACCTGGCCAGAAGAAACAAAcggaaagagaaaagaagaagaagatccTGAGTGATCGACGCAAAGAGTTAAATATTGAACACATGAAAGAGGACAAACtcag GGAAAAAGCCAAGGAACTGTGGGAGTGGATTCGCCAGCTGGAGGCCGAGAAATTTGACCTTCAGGATAAGCACGCTAAGCAAAAGTATGAG GTCACTGTATTGAGAAACCGGGTCAGTGATCATCAGAAAGT TTCAAAGGGTAGAAGAAGCAAGCGTGGCCTGAGGAAGTAA